One stretch of Rhipicephalus sanguineus isolate Rsan-2018 chromosome 10, BIME_Rsan_1.4, whole genome shotgun sequence DNA includes these proteins:
- the LOC119372690 gene encoding uncharacterized protein K02A2.6-like: MPVCSKQIAEETARDPVFRQVVQYILSGWPANVSANLKPFFCRKLELSLYQGCVMLGMRVVLPQKFRKFVLDELHEGHPGVVRTKELARSCVVAKYRSGHREMCRLLSRMRRDTQFASESAAPSMVLADASLATPTHGLCRSNKRFGFPETLVSDNGSQFISAEFQAYLKHRGIRHVRTAPYHPSSNGLAERFVQTLKSALRKTSPRSASEELADFLLTYRNTPHATTGEAPSTLLLGRCLRTRLDLIRPAVENRVRQRQFDQTRRHPCRDNVIAVGDAVRVRNFRSGPKWLCATVLARTGPVSYRLSVVTPRGVFQWVRHQNHIRNDNTGIATEFELPFSERQQEVPAQVPACDSSHDVDSSPTAQSEPADTSNAPSERRYPQRQRRPPDRFVP; the protein is encoded by the exons ATGCCCGTCTGCAGTAAACAGATCGCAGAGGAAACTGCACGGGATCCAGTGTTCCGTCAAGTAGTGCAGTACATCTTGTCAGGCTGGCCTGCTAACGTATCTGCGAACCTGAAACcttttttctgcaggaaactagaGCTTTCTTTATATCAAGGTTGTGTCATGCTGGGAATGCGTGTGGTGTTACCACAAAAATTCCGTAAATTTGTCCTAGATGAATTACATGAGGGGCATCCGGGAGTGGTGCGCACCAAAGAGCTTGCAAGAAGCTGTGTGGTGGCCAAATATCGATCAGGACATAGAGAGATGTGTCGGCTCTTGTCACGCATGCGCAGAGACACGCAGTTTGCCAGTGAAAGCGCCGCTCCATCCATGGTCCTGGCCGACGCGTCCTTGGCAACGCCTACACATGGACTTTGCAGGTCCAATAAAAG ATTTGGATTTCCAGAAACACTCGTGTCCGACAACGGAAGCCAGTTCATTTCTGCAGAGTTCCAAGCCTACCTCAAGCACAGGGGCATTCGGCACGTAAGAACCGCACCGTATCACCCAAGTAGCAACGGACTGGCTGAACGTTTTGTTCAGACTTTGAAGTCAGCGCTCCGCAAGACCAGTCCGAGGAGCGCCAGTGAGGAGTTAGCCGACTTCCTTCTGACGTATCGTAATACGCCTCATGCTACGACAGGGGAGGCCCCTTCCACTTTGCTCCTGGGGAGATGCCTGCGGACCAGACTAGACCTCATACGACCAGCGGTCGAGAACAGAGTGCGCCAGCGCCAGTTCGACCAGACAAGGCGTCACCCGTGTCGTGACAACGTCATCGCTGTTGGTGATGCCGTTCGTGTGCGCAATTTCCGATCGGGACCAAAGTGGCTGTGTGCAACAGTTCTTGCCCGTACGGGACCAGTGTCATATCGGTTAAGTGTAGTGACTCCACGTGGTGTGTTCCAGTGGGTGCGTCACCAAAATCACATCCGCAACGATAACACCGGCATCGCCACGGAGTTTGAACTACCCTTCAGTGAAAGGCAGCAAGAAGTTCCCGCACAGGTCCCGGCCTGCgactcatcacatgacgtcgacagctcgcccaccGCACAAAGTGAACCGGCGGACACTTCAAACGCTCCTAGCGAACGTCGCTACCCGCAGAGACAGCGTCGCCCACCTGATCGCTTTGTGCCGTGA